From Actinopolymorpha cephalotaxi, one genomic window encodes:
- a CDS encoding glycosyltransferase family 2 protein, with amino-acid sequence MTSELHRKPCAATRFVTDEDDGTTLRETGVSVIVVTYRNAEHIAGCAEALRKALPAVPTELIIVDNDSGDGTADAARAAVPDATVVESGRNGGFAFGCHAGAARARGRRLLFLNPDAELAPGCVEALLDAARSSPRAGIVGGRCVQADGTDDPRSWWGRPTLWSLFCFATLATTLRPGSTVFDPETPQPWSAPDEVRQVPIVAGALMLVDHELWERTGGLDTAFFMYGEEVDLCLRAARLGYRPTVTGRAVYQHPGGASSSGAGKHLMLFTGKATIVRRHLPRGLRRIGLALLLTGVGLRAVLSRVTRARPERQGRPTVDSDLWRVLWTRRREWIRGW; translated from the coding sequence ATGACGTCCGAGCTACACCGAAAACCCTGCGCGGCAACGCGTTTCGTCACCGACGAGGACGACGGGACGACTCTGCGCGAGACCGGCGTCTCGGTGATCGTGGTGACGTACCGGAACGCCGAACACATCGCGGGCTGCGCGGAGGCCCTGCGGAAGGCCCTTCCGGCCGTACCCACCGAGCTGATCATCGTCGACAACGACTCCGGTGACGGCACCGCGGACGCGGCCCGCGCGGCGGTCCCGGACGCGACCGTCGTCGAGAGCGGACGCAACGGCGGCTTCGCGTTCGGCTGCCATGCCGGCGCGGCACGTGCTCGCGGGCGCCGGCTGTTGTTCCTCAACCCCGACGCCGAGCTCGCACCGGGCTGCGTCGAGGCCCTCCTGGACGCCGCGCGAAGCAGCCCCCGCGCCGGCATCGTCGGCGGTCGCTGCGTGCAGGCCGACGGCACCGACGACCCGCGGTCGTGGTGGGGGCGGCCCACGCTGTGGTCGCTGTTCTGCTTCGCCACGCTGGCGACCACCCTGCGGCCGGGGAGCACCGTGTTCGACCCCGAGACGCCGCAGCCGTGGTCGGCGCCGGACGAGGTCCGCCAGGTGCCGATCGTCGCCGGCGCGCTGATGCTCGTCGACCACGAACTGTGGGAACGCACGGGAGGGCTCGACACCGCGTTCTTCATGTACGGCGAGGAGGTCGACCTGTGCCTGCGCGCCGCCCGGCTGGGCTACCGGCCGACGGTGACCGGGCGGGCGGTGTACCAGCACCCGGGTGGGGCCTCGTCCTCCGGCGCGGGCAAGCACCTGATGCTGTTCACCGGTAAGGCGACCATCGTCCGCAGGCACCTGCCCCGCGGTCTGCGCCGCATCGGACTCGCACTGCTGCTGACCGGGGTGGGCCTGCGCGCCGTGCTCAGCCGGGTGACGCGGGCGCGGCCGGAACGCCAGGGCCGCCCGACCGTCGACTCCGACCTGTGGCGGGTGCTGTGGACGCGCCGCCGGGAGTGGATCCGCGGCTGGTAG
- a CDS encoding glycosyltransferase, translating into MISIVIPAHNEAQVIGRLLAGLLRDVPSGEFDVVVVPNGCSDDTARIAASFPVRVIDTDRASKAEALRIGDQAARGFPRIYVDADVELGPDDIRALARVLTSSDVLAAGPVRELRTSGRPWAVRWYYRVWERLPEVRRGLFGRGVVGVGERGYERLAALPRVMADDLAMSQAFAPGERTVVPDAKVVVHPPGTWQDLVRRRVRAATGVTQLESLGLDQAGGSARTRYADLLGMARREPHLVGPLGVFVTVALVAKWRARTADTSVWLRDESSRA; encoded by the coding sequence GTGATCAGTATTGTGATCCCCGCGCACAACGAGGCGCAGGTGATTGGCCGTTTGCTGGCGGGTCTGCTGCGCGACGTGCCATCGGGTGAGTTCGACGTGGTCGTGGTTCCCAACGGCTGTTCGGACGACACCGCGCGGATCGCCGCCTCCTTTCCCGTCCGCGTGATCGACACCGACCGCGCGTCCAAGGCCGAGGCGTTGCGGATCGGCGACCAGGCCGCGCGCGGTTTTCCCCGCATCTACGTGGATGCCGACGTCGAGCTCGGCCCGGACGACATTCGTGCTCTGGCAAGGGTTCTGACGTCCTCCGACGTGCTCGCGGCCGGCCCCGTGCGGGAGCTGCGAACGTCCGGACGGCCGTGGGCGGTGCGCTGGTACTACCGCGTGTGGGAACGATTGCCGGAGGTACGCCGAGGGTTGTTCGGCCGGGGTGTGGTCGGGGTCGGCGAACGCGGGTACGAGCGGCTGGCCGCCCTGCCGCGGGTGATGGCCGACGACCTGGCCATGTCCCAGGCGTTCGCTCCCGGGGAGCGGACGGTGGTGCCGGACGCGAAGGTCGTCGTCCACCCGCCCGGCACCTGGCAGGACCTGGTGCGGCGGCGGGTGCGTGCGGCCACCGGGGTGACGCAACTGGAGAGCCTCGGCCTGGACCAGGCCGGGGGATCGGCCCGCACGCGGTATGCCGACCTGCTCGGCATGGCTCGACGGGAACCCCACCTGGTCGGTCCGCTCGGGGTGTTCGTCACCGTGGCGCTGGTCGCCAAGTGGCGCGCCCGCACGGCCGACACTTCCGTGTGGCTGCGCGACGAGAGCAGCCGCGCCTGA
- a CDS encoding HIT family protein, with translation MVTDHAVLAESAYWQILRPGHALTDGHVALRLNVGAAIDDPQVAADLLHTYRTTCAGLRAVLGCDGFGVSFAWSWVPAGDGIGEPRAEWGQPAIHVFGRTPNERVKPVRVMAQPVHARPAAMRPSERTRLDRRLAGAFAAHADGAPRPDSDPNPAGCDGCGPEVARDQELWRADGVRVIRPRAPLTEANVLVLPMRHVVSPASLRPAEVVSYAERLREVRAHFGDRFGATGLSCFLNDGARAGQETPHVHVHVFGRSADEPRNPFEVLARRIGVVRESRPGSYRLS, from the coding sequence ATGGTGACGGACCACGCGGTGCTGGCGGAGTCGGCGTACTGGCAGATCCTGCGGCCCGGGCACGCGCTCACCGATGGGCACGTGGCGCTGCGGCTGAACGTCGGCGCTGCGATCGACGACCCGCAGGTCGCGGCCGACCTGCTCCACACTTACCGAACCACCTGCGCGGGTCTGCGCGCGGTGCTCGGGTGTGACGGGTTCGGGGTGAGCTTCGCCTGGTCGTGGGTCCCGGCCGGTGACGGGATCGGTGAGCCGCGCGCGGAGTGGGGGCAGCCGGCGATCCACGTCTTCGGGCGTACGCCGAACGAGCGGGTGAAGCCCGTCCGGGTGATGGCGCAGCCGGTGCACGCACGCCCCGCGGCCATGCGGCCCTCCGAGCGGACGCGGCTCGACCGCCGGCTGGCCGGCGCGTTCGCGGCCCACGCCGATGGTGCGCCCCGCCCCGACAGCGACCCGAACCCGGCGGGCTGTGACGGCTGCGGACCCGAGGTTGCCCGCGACCAGGAGCTATGGCGGGCGGACGGCGTACGCGTGATCCGGCCGCGCGCGCCACTCACGGAGGCGAACGTCCTCGTCCTCCCGATGCGCCACGTGGTGAGTCCGGCCTCGCTGCGGCCGGCCGAGGTCGTGTCGTACGCCGAACGCCTGCGCGAGGTGCGCGCCCACTTCGGCGACAGGTTCGGCGCGACCGGGCTGAGCTGCTTCCTCAACGACGGGGCTCGCGCGGGCCAGGAAACGCCTCATGTCCACGTGCACGTCTTCGGGCGTTCGGCCGACGAACCGCGGAACCCGTTCGAGGTGCTCGCCCGCCGCATCGGGGTCGTCCGGGAATCACGCCCGGGCAGCTATCGCCTCTCCTAG
- a CDS encoding DUF5996 family protein, translated as MGKTQTAKGEAWPSLRVDDWTATRDTLHMWTQIVGKIRLTQAPLLNHWWQVTLYVSPRGLTTGSIPYGDRLFDIEFDFCDHQLVIRSSDGRAENVTLEPKSVADFYGETMRALGRLGFDIQIQARPNEVEPAIPFAEDTQHAAYDADAVHLFWRQLVQANRVIGEFRSHFVGKVSPVHFFWGALDLACTRFSGRPAPEHPGGAPNCGDWVMVEGYSRELSSCGFWPGGGEEGAFYAYAYPEPDGFADYPVEPEAAQYNAQFGQFLLPYEAVRTADDPDETLLRFLHTTYAAAAERGNWDRAALEADPSRWDDYR; from the coding sequence ATGGGGAAGACGCAGACAGCGAAGGGCGAGGCGTGGCCGAGCCTGCGCGTGGACGACTGGACCGCCACCCGCGACACCCTGCACATGTGGACGCAGATCGTGGGCAAGATCAGGTTGACACAGGCGCCGTTGCTGAACCACTGGTGGCAGGTGACGTTGTACGTCAGCCCGCGCGGGCTGACCACCGGCAGCATTCCGTACGGTGACAGGCTCTTCGACATCGAGTTCGACTTCTGCGACCACCAGCTGGTGATCCGGTCCAGTGACGGCCGGGCCGAGAACGTCACCCTGGAGCCGAAGTCGGTCGCCGACTTCTATGGCGAGACCATGCGGGCCCTTGGCCGGCTGGGCTTCGACATCCAGATTCAGGCCCGGCCCAACGAGGTCGAGCCCGCGATCCCGTTCGCCGAGGACACCCAGCACGCCGCCTACGACGCGGACGCGGTCCACCTGTTCTGGCGCCAGCTCGTCCAGGCGAACCGGGTCATCGGGGAGTTCAGGTCCCACTTCGTCGGCAAGGTGAGCCCGGTGCACTTCTTCTGGGGCGCGCTGGACCTGGCCTGCACCCGCTTCTCCGGGCGCCCCGCACCCGAGCATCCCGGCGGTGCGCCCAACTGCGGCGACTGGGTGATGGTGGAGGGCTACTCCCGCGAGCTCAGCAGCTGCGGCTTCTGGCCCGGCGGCGGTGAGGAAGGCGCCTTCTACGCGTACGCCTATCCCGAGCCGGACGGCTTCGCGGACTATCCCGTCGAGCCGGAAGCGGCGCAGTACAACGCGCAGTTCGGCCAGTTCCTGTTGCCGTACGAGGCGGTGCGGACCGCCGACGACCCCGACGAGACGCTGCTGCGCTTCCTGCACACGACCTACGCGGCGGCGGCCGAACGCGGCAACTGGGACCGCGCAGCCCTCGAGGCCGACCCCTCCCGCTGGGACGACTACCGCTAG
- a CDS encoding glycosyltransferase family 2 protein: MRVQVVTVNHGTTEYADLFLRSLLAHHPDRSELAVLVLDNESGDVHRLDWARALGVRIRASGWSLDASVNTHGEVLRAAVLAEPDCDAYLFADSDVCFVTDDTVGAMARELAANPGAFAVEAVWANEDGTVFHHRAGPPMGRSRIRESVRFAGGDWGEPYEFDVDYGDRVHPFCVLVRNDAPFRTTVELLGLSPAMTQCVRGGMFWDTFGLLTQVMRTHGRVWVTSTQQVVHFAGASWQPEWAADKAARRDALMGRYPLDRLR; this comes from the coding sequence ATGCGCGTCCAGGTCGTCACCGTCAACCACGGCACCACCGAGTACGCCGACCTGTTCCTGCGGTCGCTGCTCGCCCACCATCCCGACCGCTCCGAGCTGGCGGTCCTTGTGCTCGACAACGAGTCGGGCGACGTGCACCGGCTGGACTGGGCCAGGGCGCTCGGCGTCCGCATCCGCGCCTCCGGCTGGTCGCTCGACGCCTCCGTCAACACCCACGGCGAGGTCCTCCGCGCCGCCGTGCTCGCCGAACCCGACTGCGACGCGTACCTCTTCGCCGACAGCGACGTGTGCTTCGTCACCGACGACACCGTCGGCGCCATGGCGCGCGAACTCGCCGCGAATCCCGGCGCGTTCGCCGTCGAAGCCGTCTGGGCGAACGAGGACGGTACCGTCTTCCACCATCGCGCCGGTCCGCCGATGGGCAGGAGCCGGATTCGGGAGTCGGTGCGGTTCGCCGGCGGTGACTGGGGCGAGCCGTACGAGTTCGACGTCGACTACGGCGACCGCGTCCATCCGTTCTGTGTGCTGGTACGCAACGACGCACCGTTCCGCACGACGGTCGAGCTGCTGGGCCTCTCGCCGGCGATGACCCAGTGCGTTCGCGGAGGGATGTTCTGGGACACCTTCGGCCTCCTCACCCAGGTGATGAGGACCCACGGCCGGGTGTGGGTCACGTCGACTCAACAGGTCGTCCACTTCGCCGGAGCGAGTTGGCAACCCGAGTGGGCCGCGGACAAGGCGGCCCGCAGGGACGCACTGATGGGCCGCTATCCCCTGGACCGCCTACGGTGA
- a CDS encoding NUDIX hydrolase has translation MNGRRTAGPQAWRIHGERTIYDNEWVRLDLVDVEPPGVRRFEHHVVRLGRAAVAVVVDDDDRVLMLWRYRFVIGRWGWELPGGLVDEGEDAKDAAAREVEEETGWRPHSLEHAISYQPVVGMVDATHEIFIGRGATFVGDPVDPEEAGLVTWIPLADVGELMTRGELLGSGTLIGLLHLMALRHS, from the coding sequence GTGAACGGTCGTCGCACTGCAGGGCCGCAGGCTTGGCGCATCCACGGCGAGCGCACGATCTATGACAACGAGTGGGTCCGGCTGGATCTGGTGGATGTAGAGCCCCCCGGAGTGCGGCGGTTCGAACATCACGTGGTTCGGCTCGGTCGTGCGGCGGTCGCCGTTGTCGTGGACGACGACGATCGGGTCCTCATGCTGTGGCGCTACCGGTTCGTCATCGGGCGATGGGGTTGGGAGCTGCCTGGTGGGCTGGTAGACGAAGGTGAGGACGCGAAGGACGCCGCGGCGCGGGAGGTCGAAGAGGAGACCGGGTGGCGGCCACACTCACTCGAGCATGCGATCTCATACCAGCCTGTCGTCGGAATGGTCGACGCCACTCATGAAATCTTCATCGGGCGGGGAGCGACCTTCGTCGGGGACCCTGTCGACCCAGAGGAAGCCGGGCTGGTGACATGGATACCGCTGGCAGATGTCGGGGAACTGATGACGCGTGGCGAACTGCTCGGCTCGGGCACGCTGATCGGCCTACTGCACTTGATGGCACTTCGGCATAGCTAG
- a CDS encoding alpha/beta hydrolase → MGLTSSGFLALCVAFGLVVIGLALWALSRISGRGPGPLLARLGVLVAAQLAALAMVAVAVNDNFQFYTSVSDITGTANNADNVVVKGVDPQPPVTNGKGQQGKPYDSVQIHSGILPAATARTSGEILDTTVRGAKSGLSSQAFVYLPPAYFSPAYAHRRMPGLVVMPGYPSTASNLIMRMNYPWAMESQIKHHRAKPMVLVMTNETVTPPRDTECTDVAHGPKAETFLARDLTDAISAKFRVDRPGAGWGLMGDSTGGFCAVKLAMNYPHRFTSAVSLSGYYHAIMDFTTGDLFGGNRHLQHMNDPEWMLRHRPAPPVSVLVTTSRTETQVLPDTRKFLSMVKPPMRASSIILTSGGHNFGAWKGEMPPSLDWLSAHLWSVANAGQPATSAKRSLANPPVTRHRAVLHQRPHA, encoded by the coding sequence ATGGGGCTGACCAGCAGTGGGTTCCTCGCGTTGTGCGTGGCGTTCGGGCTCGTCGTGATCGGCCTCGCCCTGTGGGCGCTGAGCCGGATCAGTGGCCGCGGCCCTGGTCCGCTGCTCGCCCGGCTGGGCGTGCTGGTCGCCGCCCAACTTGCCGCGCTCGCGATGGTCGCGGTGGCCGTGAACGACAACTTCCAGTTCTACACCTCCGTGTCCGACATCACGGGGACGGCCAACAACGCCGACAACGTGGTGGTCAAGGGTGTCGACCCCCAGCCGCCCGTCACGAACGGAAAGGGCCAGCAGGGCAAGCCGTACGACTCCGTACAGATCCACTCGGGCATCCTTCCGGCGGCGACGGCCAGGACGTCCGGAGAGATCCTCGACACCACGGTGCGGGGCGCCAAGTCGGGACTGAGCTCGCAGGCGTTCGTCTATCTCCCACCGGCGTACTTCTCCCCCGCCTACGCCCACAGGCGGATGCCCGGCCTGGTCGTCATGCCCGGTTACCCGAGCACCGCGTCCAACCTGATCATGCGGATGAACTATCCATGGGCGATGGAGTCGCAGATCAAGCACCACCGGGCAAAGCCCATGGTGCTGGTGATGACGAACGAGACGGTCACCCCGCCGCGGGACACCGAGTGCACCGACGTCGCCCACGGCCCCAAGGCGGAGACGTTCCTCGCGCGCGACCTCACCGACGCGATCTCGGCGAAGTTCCGCGTCGACCGGCCGGGCGCGGGATGGGGACTGATGGGCGACTCCACCGGCGGCTTCTGTGCGGTGAAGCTGGCGATGAACTACCCGCACCGGTTCACTTCGGCGGTGTCGCTGTCCGGCTACTACCACGCGATCATGGACTTCACCACCGGGGATCTGTTCGGCGGCAATCGGCACCTGCAGCACATGAACGATCCCGAGTGGATGCTGCGCCACCGGCCGGCGCCGCCGGTCTCGGTTCTGGTCACGACCAGCCGGACCGAGACCCAGGTGCTGCCGGACACCCGTAAGTTCCTGTCGATGGTCAAGCCGCCCATGCGGGCGTCGTCGATCATCCTCACTTCGGGCGGACACAACTTCGGCGCCTGGAAGGGCGAGATGCCGCCCTCCCTGGACTGGCTGTCGGCTCACCTGTGGTCGGTGGCGAACGCCGGCCAGCCGGCGACGTCGGCCAAGCGGTCACTGGCCAACCCGCCGGTCACCCGGCACCGCGCCGTCCTCCACCAGCGACCCCACGCGTAG